The following is a genomic window from Chloroflexi bacterium ADurb.Bin180.
GCAGGTACAACAAGCGCGGTCAGACGCCTCGTCATTTCTGGTTCTCCTGGATACGAGAGTGGAGTGCCGTACACCCCGGCGGCGACACAACCATTGTAGACCCGGCTCTCACGCTGTCAAGTTCGCTGCGCGTGCTGGGGCTCGCGGCCGAAGGTGGGCGACCAGGGTCGTTCTTGGTCGGGAGCTGCGGCAAGGCTATAATGAACTCCCGTGGAACCAGAGCGCGTGTGGTACGTCTACCTGCTCGAGTGCGCCGACGGCACGCTGTACACCGGCATTGCGGTGGACACCGAACGCCGTCTGCGCTGTCACAATGCGGGGCGAGGAGCACGCTACACACGCACCAGACTGCCGGTCAAGCTGATCGGCTGCAAGGCAGTGTCCTGTCACGCCGAGGCATTGCGGCAGGAGCGCCGGCTCAAGACCTGGACACCGCAGCACAAGCGGGGTTGGTTCCTGCACTGACCAGGTGCTGCTCGCTCGATGGCGTGTTGCGGCACTGCTGCAACACGCGCGGAATCTGCTCCGACTAGACCGGCGGGCCCTTCTTGATCACACGGTGCCGCCCAAG
Proteins encoded in this region:
- a CDS encoding GIY-YIG nuclease superfamily protein, with the translated sequence MWYVYLLECADGTLYTGIAVDTERRLRCHNAGRGARYTRTRLPVKLIGCKAVSCHAEALRQERRLKTWTPQHKRGWFLH